The proteins below come from a single Macaca fascicularis isolate 582-1 chromosome 9, T2T-MFA8v1.1 genomic window:
- the LBX1 gene encoding transcription factor LBX1, which translates to MTSKEDGKAAPGEERRRSPLDHLPPPANSNKPLTPFSIEDILNKPSVRRSYSLCGAAHLLAAADKHAPGGLPLAGRALLSQTSPLCALEELASKTFKGLEVSVLQAAEGRDGMTIFGQRQTPKKRRKSRTAFTNHQIYELEKRFLYQKYLSPADRDQIAQQLGLTNAQVITWFQNRRAKLKRDLEEMKADVESAKKLGPSGQMDIVALAELEQNSEATAGGGGGCGRAKSRPGSPVLSPGAPQAPGAGPLQLSPASPLTDQPASSQDCSEDEEDEEIDVDD; encoded by the exons ATGACTTCCAAGGAGGACGGCAAGGCGGCGCCGGGGGAGGAGCGGCGGCGCAGTCCGCTGGACCACCTGCCTCCGCCTGCCAACTCCAACAAGCCACTGACGCCGTTCAGCATCGAGGACATCCTCAACAAGCCGTCTGTGCGGAGAAGTTACTCGCTGTGCGGGGCGGCGCACCTGCTGGCTGCCGCGGACAAGCACGCGCCGGGCGGCTTGCCCCTGGCGGGCCGAGCGCTGCTCTCGCAGACCTCGCCGCTGTGCGCGCTGGAGGAGCTCGCCAGCAAGACGTTTAAGGGGCTGGAGGTCAGCGTTCTGCAGGCAGCCGAAG GCCGCGACGGGATGACCATCTTTGGGCAGCGGCAGACCCCTAAGAAGCGGCGAAAGTCTCGCACGGCCTTCACCAACCACCAGATCTATGAATTGGAAAAGCGCTTTCTATACCAGAAGTACCTGTCCCCCGCCGATCGCGACCAAATCGCGCAGCAGCTGGGCCTCACCAACGCGCAAGTCATCACCTGGTTCCAGAATCGGCGCGCTAAGCTCAAGCGGGACCTGGAGGAGATGAAGGCCGACGTAGAGTCCGCCAAGAAACTGGGCCCCAGCGGGCAGATGGACATCGTGGCGCTGGCCGAACTCGAGCAGAACTCGGAGGCCACagccggcggtggcggcggctGCGGCAGGGCCAAGTCGAGGCCCGGCTCTCCGGTCCTCTCCCCAGGCGCCCCGCAGGCCCCGGGCGCTGGCCCCCTGCAGCTCTCGCCTGCCTCTCCGCTCACGGACCAGCCGGCCAGCAGCCAGGACTGCTCGGAGGACGAGGAAGACGAAGAGATCGACGTGGACGATTGA